A window from Apostichopus japonicus isolate 1M-3 chromosome 2, ASM3797524v1, whole genome shotgun sequence encodes these proteins:
- the LOC139984634 gene encoding receptor-type tyrosine-protein phosphatase epsilon-like isoform X2 produces the protein MKNWHFETWPDMDVPHQDTPLIGLANKVKLYQVTYDGPLLIHCSAGVGRTGTLIGLYSLMDVIQTRLRIDAFGYVEQMRQSRIMMVQTAAQFRFLHECLLEFYLSGDTVISAKDIASFSIHDNREKLVREYSLLAKFDKRLKKANEVLPEEADKSRFPSLLPASFH, from the exons ATGAAGAATTGGCACTTCGAAACATGGCCAGACATGGATGTCCCACATCAGGATACACCTTTGATCGGACTGGCAAACAAGGTTAAACTGTATCAAGTAACATATGACGGTCCCCTTCTAATACACTGCAG TGCTGGTGTTGGAAGGACAGGTACGTTAATAGGACTGTACAGCCTGATGGATGTTATCCAGACCAGATTGAGAATCGATGCCTTTGGTTACGTTGAACAGATGAGACAGAGTCGAATTATGATGGTACAAACTGCA GCTCAATTCAGATTTCTACATGAATGTCTCTTGGAATTTTATCTGAGTGGAGATACTGTGATATCAGCAAAagatattgcatcatttagtatCCATGACAACCGGGAGAAACTTGTCAGGGAATATTCT CTTTTAGCGAAATTTGACAAAAGGTTGAAGAAAGCTAATGAAGTTCTTCCAGAAGAGGCAGACAAGTCCAGATTCCCATCATTGTTACCAG CGTCCTTTCATTGA
- the LOC139984634 gene encoding receptor-type tyrosine-protein phosphatase epsilon-like isoform X1, producing the protein MKNWHFETWPDMDVPHQDTPLIGLANKVKLYQVTYDGPLLIHCSAGVGRTGTLIGLYSLMDVIQTRLRIDAFGYVEQMRQSRIMMVQTAAQFRFLHECLLEFYLSGDTVISAKDIASFSIHDNREKLVREYSLLAKFDKRLKKANEVLPEEADKSRFPSLLPGKCKTMGRMSCQS; encoded by the exons ATGAAGAATTGGCACTTCGAAACATGGCCAGACATGGATGTCCCACATCAGGATACACCTTTGATCGGACTGGCAAACAAGGTTAAACTGTATCAAGTAACATATGACGGTCCCCTTCTAATACACTGCAG TGCTGGTGTTGGAAGGACAGGTACGTTAATAGGACTGTACAGCCTGATGGATGTTATCCAGACCAGATTGAGAATCGATGCCTTTGGTTACGTTGAACAGATGAGACAGAGTCGAATTATGATGGTACAAACTGCA GCTCAATTCAGATTTCTACATGAATGTCTCTTGGAATTTTATCTGAGTGGAGATACTGTGATATCAGCAAAagatattgcatcatttagtatCCATGACAACCGGGAGAAACTTGTCAGGGAATATTCT CTTTTAGCGAAATTTGACAAAAGGTTGAAGAAAGCTAATGAAGTTCTTCCAGAAGAGGCAGACAAGTCCAGATTCCCATCATTGTTACCAGGTAAGTGTAAAACAATGGGAAGAATGAGCTGCCAGAGCTAA